ctccaacctaagtgtatgtaaacttccgacttcaactgtatcttgcaCACACAATTAATCTCTCCAAACTATTCTTTGTCAAAGTGCAGCCCCTCCATTTTGTGGAAAGTAAATCCCCCTGCAGTCAACAAAGCAGGGAAATATTATTCTTGAGCTGGTTGGAAAACAACACGAATGGAAATTATTCCTGACCTGCTCTTCACTCCAGTAGTGTGTGCTCCTGCCTGGTTTAAATAGTTAAAGTGGAGAGATTAATGTCAGAGTGGAAAGTGggacagcaggaggaggagcaggaagaggaggctCTGCAGACCAGAGGGGCTTAAAGGAGGGCTGGGGACTGACTGTYTCATGTGTGGCAGGCAGCAGTGGCACAGAGACTCTGTCCCCTGCATTCCACTTGTAGGATGGAAATCATGACTGAGTCTTTAAATTTGTATGAAAAGAAACTAAAGCGAGTACAGAACTCAACGGACACATGATAACAGAAGCCTTGGAGGTGTCCTTAGTTCCAAAGACACCTATCCTCTGTTATAAAAGAGGCTTTGTATAAACCCGAgcgtagaagaagaagaaatagaCTCATGGTCAAAACAACCTTCTGGAAAAGAATAATAGAGAATAGTACTTCTAGTTATAAGGTCAACAAGTATGACATCATTGTACAATGAAAGTCACTATGAACTACTATACAGCGCAaggctgtttttttttacaccatCGCAGCAGAGCAAAAGTTTCGGGGCTGACCCAAATCATTTGGCTAAAGCCCCAAAAGTCAGGTCCTGGTGATGTCCATGTGCAAGCTCATAACCATGAGACTGACTGAAATACAGAGTATTAACTCCCTCAAATCAAGGCCAATACTTACTGTCTGTGGGTTCATTTTCCCCGTCATCAAGGCCAGCAGGTCTGCATCTGACATGGAAATGGTGCAGCTGCTTTCTTTGCTAGAAAGGGGTCGAAGGAGAGGAAGGGTAGATGAAGGAAGAGAGAAttacagcaagagagagaaaaaaatacttgtttattgatcataaaatactgtaaattgAAAACCACAAATCATGATACAACCTGTGAAAATACAACTAGATATTTTTCCCTCCACACGTTTCTTTGTGAATTCAGCTAATTTACATTCTCACTCTCAATGTGGACCAAACCGCTAATTCTGACCTGTCGTTGTGGATGCAGCCCTTGCTGTTCTTACCTGTGTCATTGTGAACGCAACCCTTGCCATTCTTCACGTCCACTATCCAGGTCGCTTCCTGACCATCCGGACCATCCTTCACCTTAAAGGAAAACACCCTCCAATCTTCTCACAAATGACTCCCCATCCTACAGAGAAATACAAGGTAGTACAAGGTAGTCATAACAATTAGGATAATAAGTACTGTGTTCATCAATAACAAAAGCTGTTTATATCGTCATGTCTAAAGACGAAGGACACAAATATTTTTCTTATTCAcctaaacaaaacatttcacatcCAGTTAAACAATCTTTTTACCATGTGCcttaaaatcaataaaataacaaagcaTTCACTGAAACCACAGACATGCTACTCTTACATTAACGATCAATTAGGCTATTGGACAACTATTTTCTGAACATGTCTAACAAGGAatagtttttttagtttttttcctgtAATATTGTATTATTCTGTGGATAATCAGATACATAGCAGTGGAATAACATAAtaccaaaacagagagagatcctAATGGAACCAGAGAGCACTGCTGCCAGACATACTTACACAAGGATGGAAAATCTAAAAGTAGGACAACAGAGGAAAACTCCTTGAGTGGAGATGATGTCACACATCCAGAGTCAAAAGAGTTGCAGACTAGTTTAGTTACATTGAATTctttctatatacagtaccagtcaaaagttgacacacctactcattcaagggtttttctttattttttactattttctacattgtataataatagtaaaagacatcaaaactattaaataacacatatggaatcatgtagtaaccaaaaaagtgttaaacaaatctaaatatatttgatattcttcaaagtagccaccatttccttgatgacagctttgcacacgctcggcattctctcaaccagcttcatgaggtagtcacctggaatgcatttcaataaccaggtgtgccttgttagaagttattttgtggaattctttccttcttaatgcgtttgagccaatcatttgtgttgtacaACGGTTTGACTTGACTTGTCTGaccttagctagctacatagccgtctttgtatcaaagataattgtgtagtttagagtaattaatcgtaattaccgaggttagctagtcagctattttcgtcctagtcaacactgctagctagccagcagctagcagctagccaacgtctaccgctacgcgaatagcagcactgtagaaactattacattagtttctacattacaacggaacgacttgattagtgtagtgttagctagctacatagttgtctttgctgtcgttgtatccaagataattgtgtagtttagagtaaattgtcaaggttacctagccagttaccgaggctacctagccagctaccactttcaaactaagtcacaacgcagccactgctagctagcctactccgacagccagcagcactgtatcgtttagtcaataagattttttttgattttttttgcaacgaaagcttaactttctgaacattcgagacgtgtagtgtcattccaatctctttgcattagcgtagcctcttctgtagcctgtcaactattgtctgtctatccctcttctctcctctttgcacagaccatacaaacgcttcaacACCGAGTGGCCGCCGCCCtcctaacctggtggtcccagcgcgcacgaccacgtggagttccaggtctccagcagcctctggaactgccatctgcggccaacaaggcagagttcatctcagcctagcttcctccagtccctcgacttcttggcactgacggaaacatggattaccacagataacactgctactcctactgctctctcctcgtctgcccacgtgttctcgcacaccccgagaggcttctggtcagcgggtggtggcactggatcctcatctctcccaagtggacattctctctctctcccctgacccatctgtctatcgaattccatgctgtcacagttaccagccctttcaagcttaacatccttatcatttatcgccccccaggttcctttggagagttcatcaatgagcttgacgccttgataagttctttcctgaggatggctcacctctccaCGTTCTGGGTGacttaacctcccacgtctacctttgactcattcctctctgcctccttctccactcctctcctctttgacctcatcttcaccttccccccctactcacaaggcaggcaatacgcttgacctcatctttactagaatgctgttcttccactaatctcattgcaactcccctccaagtctccgaccactaccttgtatcctttttccctctcgctctcatccaacacttcccacactgcccccactcggatggta
This window of the Salvelinus sp. IW2-2015 linkage group LG16, ASM291031v2, whole genome shotgun sequence genome carries:
- the LOC111975473 gene encoding sterol carrier protein 2-like; its protein translation is MPGRREASFLHFARLPGALFYWRVFSFKVKDGPDGQEATWIVDVKNGKGCVHNDTESSCTISMSDADLLALMTGKMNPQTAFFQGKLKITGNMGMAMKLQSLQLQPGKAKL